Part of the Eleginops maclovinus isolate JMC-PN-2008 ecotype Puerto Natales chromosome 3, JC_Emac_rtc_rv5, whole genome shotgun sequence genome is shown below.
tgtgtgtgtgtgtgtgtgtgtgtgtgtgtgtgtgtgtgtgtgtgtgtgtgtgtgtgtgtgtgtgtgtgtgtgtgtgtgtgtgtgtcaaaaccCTACACAGCTTACTCCCCTTGATCATCCAGAGTAGTGAACATTTCAGCTGACACCTTTACGAGAGGACAGGACCCTGGactcattttttaaagtccCCGGTCCACTTTGATGTGCGTTATTAAACACACCTGTACCTGATTTGTACCGCCGCTTTCTCCCGTCTCTCACTCTCCCCTGAATATTAGTGCTACTTACGGTTAGGTCTGAACATCAGCAGTATTTATGGTTAGCTCATAAtggataaaaaaagatttaacaGCATCAGAGAAGGGTTGAATTAAAGAAAGGTTCAATCAAAGGGTGCAATGCTGTTCCATACTGAATGGCTGAGAATGGCTGGCAGGTATGGTGTCTTCACGTAATAAAGGACTGCAAATGTGCAATGCAAAATATGTGGTATTGTTCCTGACATCATTAGTTTATAGAATTGTGCTTAAAGTGAAGTTAACaaatccttttaaaaacattctttgttttttataaagcatTCGAATAGATTGCATTCTCGATTTAAGACATGTTGGCTGGTCCCTGACCATTAAGGACATAAGTGGAAGTACATACTGCGTCAATTAAGGAGATAcaatttgaatatatatattttttaatttaaagtcttGGTTATCTTTAGTAAATTCACCTGTACCTTTTATAATGTTATATCCCACCCCATTAAGTACTATGATTACTGTTTGAAAAGCAGTATAAACACTCTAATGCTATAACAAAACTTTAGCTGCATCAACTTCCTGTTGGAGCGACACACAGGTGTGCGCCAGAGATTAATGTCTGAAGCATTTTGGAGGAGAAAGGGTTGATGGGAGGATAAAGGATACAAAGAGCTCATGAATTATCTGCATATACGAGCTGCTTATTTGATCAACGATAAGAGAAATGAGTCCACTTGCTCCAGTATACACTCGCATGAAGCCTATGAGCCATGTGATACCATCAATTTAGCTTGCATTGACATCTAGTTCTTAGCATGGATGAACACACCCTCTTTGGTAAACTATATGATAGGATTATGATTATATTTGATATGCAATGCATGGAATTAaagaatatacatttacattgtcACTTTGCTTTAAAGCATAAGCTTAGATAAATGTTGTACTTGACATGGGTCTTGGTAGAGTATAGTAAATTGTCTGTTCTGGCTTGAAGATTTGTTTATAAAGTGTCAAGGGCACTGTTGTTTCTTCTGTTAATAGTTAATCGATTGTGAAGCCACGAGGGTTCTTCAAAAAGATACGGAAATGCTCATTAACAACAGTGACTAATTGTGGCATAAATTCACAATCATTTCATAACGGGCCTCACAGCTTGAGGTTTGTCATGTGGAATGGACGCCATGCTCCTATTTTCACCTACAATTGCTCTCAATCAAACAAAGAGGTGGAGTGGAAGTTTCTTTTCATGTGTTCAAAGGCGACTGTTTGCTGagcaattcttttttttactgaaacaaTAACTGCTTTTTATTGAGAACAAATGTTGACATTTGGAGGGTGCAGCAGTGGGTGAGAGAGAGTTAGGGCCTCTGTGTGCTTTGGAGAGTGCCTCGGGTGATATTTGACTACAGTGCCGAGTCCCTGGGGGAACCCACCTGAGAATAAAGCATGCATTtcaataaatcaacatttaatgaaagcGTTTGGGCTGAGGAAGAAGAAGCTGGCCAGGGGCTATAGTGTGCATGAGTCCTATATGGTGACGACCAACTAAAGGTAAATAAGAAGAAAGGTGAAATACAATAGTATCAGGCAGTGGGGATTAAAGGTGGACACCCACTTATACAACAAATCAATACTAGTTTCAAAAGGTCCTCTCTAAAAATATACTAATCCACAAAGACCCTTCTTCATAACATTGCTGGCATTTGTGAAACTGTTCACTGCAAAATAACCCATGAATGTATGTCACTGTCAGCTTAAAAGGTGGGTTAACTGACTTTGGGTGGGTTTACCCTCCACTACATCCCTGTTGGCAGCCAAATATTACTTCCTTGGACTAGGCATGGAGGGtctgaagaaggaggaggaaaaccAAGGTGAAAGGGAGTCCCTTGAGATTTGGACAACACTCAAACGGAAATTCAACTGCAAAATGAAGGATTAGCTTTTAGTCTGGCTGGGAGCGATGATGGAGGCCTCCTCTTGGAGGTAGGGAATATTATACATTTGATCTTTGAGTATTTCACACTCTACAAGGCCACCACTGTGGGTGACAAAATATTGgaacaaatgttttctaaatcataaaaatgtcaaataaaatgtactttatatggtgtctcaaacatttttaaataataatatttgtattatttatagtagtagtggtagaATAATTGttaatattcatattaatattactattatcatCATCCTAAGACAtgagcttttttttattcaaaattgTTTAATTAGCTGTGTCCTAAATCCACTGAAATAACCAAGCCATGATGAAAAGCAGAGGAAAGCCTGTCCGATTAGGGCCCATCACACAGCCCATTGGAGCTGGCAGATGCTTAGATAGACTTTTATGGATTGCTCAATGCCGTGCCGTAATGAAGCAGGCAGGGCTGACCCATCCTGAACCAGGCTAAAAAGCTCCAGGGAAAGGCCCCACTGGGAGCCCATAATGCCCGATGCATCCCACGGTTGTATTAAtcacactgaaaaataaatgtgtggcAGGGCgaggggagaggggaaaaggggagaaaaatgaaataagtatGTCGTTTATCCCAATCAAGCTCGTGAATATGTGGCCCAGGGAGATTCCCCTGACCAGAATGAGGccctaaaagaaaatgatggtCCATTTAGAAAGAATGGATTGTGCAATCTGTGAAAACTCATAATGTTTATGAAAAGCAAAATTCATCAAGCATTTCCCATCTGCGTTTGGagtggaaaaataaaaggaacaatgagcagagtgaataaaaaaatgccTGAGTGTTAAACACAGGtctgttgtaaataaaataatgactcTCCAAGATGTATGTATAGTTGGGAAAACAGTTTAATATTTTCTCCTTTGAATAATGAATATCATACTCCGCCAGTACATCTTTACCagcgttttattttatttacattcaaagATATAAATTAGTAAAAGTACTCCTGATAACAAGATTGTGTAGCTTTTTCCCAAATGCATCTCAAATAAAAACCGtccataatatatatatttacaaaacaaacagacaatgtCAGTTTCCCATTTTTGCAATACAACTTGCATAAATTATAGGCATCATTTcgccatcatttaaaaaaataaatatcaaatgtagGCTATTCCACTTTGAAGTCTTCAAGTTCACTTCAGTCCCGTCCGCTTTGCGTCCTCCTTTTACAAATACGGTTTCACAGAAAGGCCAAATTATGTTTTCCACACGTGAATATATACTAAAACAATATACTGTGGCAAATAAGCAAACTATAGGAACCTGAGAAATAACATGTAAATCACATATAATGGGAGTTATTTTGCAAACAATGTGAAATCATTAcccacaaatgtatttaaaacaaataactgaAATAATACAATAGTAATCTGACAAACATGTGCTGTAGAAAGAGTCTGACTCTGTGTGCAGCTGAGGAGGCGGTAGCAGCTTTCATTCTGACTATATGGTGGCACTAGATCCGGTTTAGAGTAAAGGTTATGGGGGTTAAAACATTGGGCCAAAGGGTGGTGTCCTTACTCGCTTTATAGTCAAAGCAATTGTGACACCTACCTGCAgacaatggaaataaaaaaaatcccacaatAAAAGAATCAACTCCCTCCACAACCTCAGGAAACTCAAAGGTATCCCTGTACCCATAACAGCTCTGTACTGCAAGTGCTTATTAAAATCCCCACTGCCTAATTGCCGGGGAAAACGTTTATCCAGCGGCGTGTAGGCAGATCTTTGAATGTGCGCAAGGAAAGTAACCGCCACAATAACCTAAGTGACATTTGAAGATGTAAAGTTACACGATGAATGCGCAGAGCAAACTAActgatttgtttgcttttggCTGACCCTGTGTAATTATAATTATCCTAAGCTGGAAGATAAGGTTGGGGCGCActgtgcgtgtgcgcgcgcgcacacacagaggaacaataCAAAATAGGATTCCTGTTCAAAGCTATGGCAACATTTCTCCGCTTATTGGATTCACAGGCTGCcactgtgtagtgtgtgtgcacgcgcgtGTGTTTGCGAGGTTAGGCTGATTTGAGGCCTGTCCTTAAAGGGTGATGTTTAACGTCTCTATTTGTAGGTGTACTTCTGCGCATTTTTAATCACATCCCCACTGTCTTGCAATGcgttaaaaaaagaagttgaaTAATTATTAACTGATTATTCCCGACAATACACGTCGGTATGGTTAGACAGCGTTGTAAAATATCCATATTAAAAGTAATGTCGTCTCATATTAGGTCCTAACACCGTAGCCTATTAATCTTAATCTGCCAATAGTGTCGGATAATGCAATGTTTGTCTCatgcttgaaaaaaatatataattttgttGAAACAGTCAACCCATGGTATGACAGATGGAAGtgtcacaaaacaaaaccagttgaTTTGCATTGCAAACAAGTGAACTCCATTTACCTCGGGCGTGGAGCGGTTTCCCTCCCACGTTTAAGAAAAATACAACCTCAAGATTTAACACCAGATTAAATGAGTCTTTAAAAcggttattgtttgttttaacagcgTGGTGAAACGTGTAATTACGTACCTTTCTTTGCTTCTAAATGTGCGGGTCTGAAAAGCTGTTGTTGCTCGACAACAACAATGTGGTTTGGGTTATTTTTAACGAGGGGGGAGTCTGGCCTGTGTTTGGGGTTAGTGCTGGCCTCCACAGCCTGGTGAGAGGAGTTCAGACCCTCGTTTGCAGCAGCGGCAGCGgcggcggcggcagcagcagccagacTCACTCCGGATGAATTAGTATACCGCAGGATCCCTTGGCCCTGCAGGGGGCTGAAGTTGCCATAGTTTGTGTAATTGCTATAAAAGGGAGACGTGTAATAAATAGGTCTTCCAAGAATGGAGGGGGCTGGGTAGAGGGAGGGGGAACTGGCAGCCGGGGAGGTGGTGGAAGACGTAGGAGGGGTAAGGAGGCCACCGCTGGAGGAGGGGCAATTCGGTTGCCCGGGCTGCCCCAGTTGCTGATGTTGCTGCTTTTGGTCCGAGGTAGCAATTTCCGCCAGCGACCATAATTTAGGCTTGACTGTGGGGTTCTGAGGTGCCCCCAAAGAAGGTCTGCTATCAAGGCATGGAGACGATTTATTGGTATTGATAGTGTTGATATTGACGAGGCTCCGGGCCAAATCCTCGCGCTGACTGTGGAGTTGGTGCAGAtgatggaggtggtggtggtggtgatgattgAGGAGTGGTGCTTCTACTCCCGTTAGAGGCGAAGATGTGACGGATATGGGTGAAAGCTGAGCCTGCGTGTCGTGGTTCTGCTCCTCGCCGTCCTCCTCGCATTTGTCTCCAGACCGGTCAGAACCAAGCTCCCCCACACGACAGCTGACCTTCTCCCCGTCAGACTCTGCCGAGCACGAGTGGTCTGTCAGGGTGTCCACGTGCAAGCTGATACCTAAGACACAAGGAGAAatgttacattaaatataaattaatagccaaaagttattgaaaaaaataaaatgacatggataaatagaaaataaatatataaataaatgtaacctCTGAAAGTAGAcacatattaaaatgtaatgagcAATAATTGtctaaaataaagacaaaagcaTTAGCTggctaataaataaatgaaacaattgtACAAATATCATCTTATAGTCAAAGTATATTCTGTATCCATTTGTATAAAAAGCCATCACCAATGTTTTGGGCTTGATTAAGTGAGACATTActtattaatatcattttaaataggCTACGATTcatataacaatatatttatttttttatataattatgcAAATATGTCATCAAGATAATGACATTAACATTAAGGCCACTCATGTGGATTACTATGTTATGTGTCTACTTTGCCAGTGACCTTCCATTAATCATGTTCAGAAAATAGAGCGTTCACCTTAACAGGTCATTTAGTCTTAGAACCTCGTTTTcattaacacatttatattaatcAATACTATAAGTAATACAATACGTTTGGCCAGATCTATTCCATaacagataaacacaacataaaaacaggttatttttaaatgtgtttccgTTTATAACaattacataatacatttcaaaacccAACAATATTTCCCTAAATGTCTCGAGCAGTAAATACAAGGGGAATCCACCCCTCCCTCTAGCCCCCATGCTACCCCGAATTGTTAAATGGATCATTGGCTCGTTTGCCAGATAATACCCCACCTTCATCCTCCGCTGAAGCCTCGCTGTTATCCAGCGTTTTTTCAGAGCGAttcatttctttcctctctccgtCCCCGTCCTCCTCGTCCTCGTCTTCGCTCTTATTTCTGGGCGCCCATGTCATCTTGTTCTCCTTCTTGAGCCTCCGCCTGGCGTTGGCGAACCATGTGGAGACCTGCGTCAGGGTCATTTTGGTGATGATGGCCAGCATGATCTTCTCCCCTTTAGTCGGGTACGGGTTCTTCCGGTGCTCCTGCAGCCAGGCCTTCAGGGTGGCCGTTGCGTCCCTGGTGGCGTTTTTGCGGTAAGCCGGGTCATTGAGTTGGTAGGGGTACCCTGGACTCCCGTATGGGTGGTAACTCAAAGCCCCGGCCATGCCCGATGTGTGCGCGTCATATGGAGAGCTCTGGGGGAAAGTTGAAAAAGTCAAGCATCTGCAATGTGTATTCCAGCGCTgagtttaaaaatatgtttttttaaaatgtattttacattaatGTGAATTGTTATTATATGGAATTTTAAGGACATACACATCtgtattaaaaagtaatttaagcAACTGAAACAATCTATTGTATTGAAGTCATTCTTATTTTAGAAAACTTGTGAGGAGATAAATTCACGGACAGGTCTGTAGAACAATCCTTGCagtgtattgttaaaaataaacaaactattACAATTTCAGTTTGTGCTTTGATCATTTGACAAAACTCCTCAttaagtttaaaacaaaaaaataattaaatgcagGCGAGGCTAAATACACCGAGCGTAAAAGCAGGCCGCGGGAAAGCACGAACTAATGGTTGACTAATGGTCAAGATCATTATCGGATTAACTAATAAGAAAGCTCCTGATAATATAGCCATAAAGCTAATTAAAAGGaaatttcaattttctgtaatCACCCACTAACTTCTTCGTTTGCTTTCAGTGGCTgcgttttgttttgttgtggcaGCTCCAATGTGTTAACATATCTTCTCTTTGCAGCATTACAAATCCCATTAGCAAATCACTTGATATGCACCTTTCCTAAAACGCTTCAAGTGCCCTGTGACATTAGCATTGCAAGTCATGCTTTTCATGCTAAAAATCCGTTTATTCAACTCGGAATAAAGTCAGCTACTTCATCCCCTGGTGGTTTTAATGACTGCTGTAGAAAAAAGAGTAATAGCTTGTGTAATATTAATTTCCTATGGCACACAAATTGACTGCTTAGCGGCTAAAGACTGACATAAAATTCTTAGTTGGTGATCTGCTTTCCATAATTAGCTACGCAGTGAGTGCTAAGCGTTGGTCAAGCCATTAGAATTTGCAGCTCATGCTGAAAAAATCCATTTAAGCCATAGAGGTTAAGGATTTTACAGTAACAATCCCACGAAAGGCCAGTAGATATAAACATAAGGCAACCGTACACGCAATAAGAAAGTTACGCACGCACTTACTGATAAAGGGatcataacaaaacacatcGTGCCGATTTAATCTTGAGCGAATGACAGCTAAACATTAACATATGTTAACTCCCTGACAAATTCTGCTGCTTTGGAGCCTTATCATAGaatcatatataaatatataaaatattttaccATGTAGGATGGGAATCCCGTAGTTGGATCCGTGGAGTATGACAGCGGGCTGGAGAAGCCTGCACCGGTCGAGGCGGAGAAAGCAGCCGATCCAGGGTAAGGACTGAAGGCTGAGCCAGAGGACGACCTCGCCAAGTCTTCATTTCGTGGGGCAGCCAGAGCCGAGGCCCCGTATGCCGGACACGAATAAAGAGCCAGAGAGCCCGGGGGCTGGTAGAGGTAACCCTGAGGATAGGACATGGGTGAGCGCGCGTTAGGTCGccgattaaaaaaaaaaagaggaaaaaacgcGCGAGCAACAAAAGCCAAAAGAATAAACAATCAACTCAACAATCAGCCGTGCAAATAGTCTTCGgacaatgaaattaaaaaaagtcctCCCTCCACAGCCCCCTtactgggaaaaaaaaccccgAAAGATCTGTTAAAGTGCCCACATAGAGGCAATGTGGCATGCGTCTTGATCCCCTAGCGTCCGATGTTTTTAGTACGCAGCACTATGAAGTGAGGAGTTAGAAGGGAAGGAGCCAGTGGAGtttcagacacacagagcattGGGGGAAACTAGAGCTGTCACTCCCGCTCATCTGAATATCCCATCCCCGCCCCCTTTCTGCCTCATAGAAATGGAGACTCGAAACAAAACCAAGACTCCGCACTGCAAAAAGTGGACTCTGTCCATCTTAACAAGACTCGTTTAGTTTAAcgtgttttaaaacatttgacattGGATATTAATGTAACCGAGCCAAGCAAACAACCCTACAATCCTCTACATTCGTCATTTCTTTCAAACACATTCCCTAAACAGGTAACATGTATCAGAATTTCTAattgagtcattttaaaatgttcttttaatttCACTTCTTCAATTGTCAAATAGTGATATATTCAGAGTACTATTTTGTTGATCGTTGCTTTTGGTATGGGCATATACAATCATATACAAGCATACAAGGCAGTGAGAGAAAGATAATTATGAAAAATCcgtttgttgtttacttttgcCGTCTATTAGTTTCtaattgttttaatgtcagGTTGATTTTGGCACACAACGTCTGTGTGATCAAAACTTCCACGCACTCCCATTACAACCGAGCAAGACAGAAAGcgaggaggggggtggggggggggggggggtgtagtaTAAAATGGCCAGTGCTCTCCACTTGCAGCTGGTTATTTCGTGAGTCAAGCTAACAGACGCGGACACATCCATGAATGCATTCGAGCACCGATAAGGGTGCACGCGCGTCAGGCAGGGCGCGCTCTGGTCTGCGAGAGGCGTACCCGGATCCTAAATTCCCCCCACTTAGCGCATCTCAAATACACTCATCGCTCATTATTACAATTACATTCATCAGGGATAATAAGCCGTTAGTGGTGGTTATTGTAGTTTCATGAGGGGCAATCTCTCCTCTATGAAGGCACCACAAACCTAGTCCGGTGTGCGTAATTAGGCGAGTTTGACAGTTTTTGCTCATGCATTTTGCCAGTTTTTTGGGGGCATTCACCTTTCTACactgttctgtttttgtgtatgcGTGTTTGGACTTATCTGCATGCAAAACAGGACACAGCCTTGTCCTTTATTACTGTGATTACAGACATTATGACCTCTGTTGGAGACAAGCGATACAGCACAGCAGGGTGGAAACCTGAAACGGTGACAGGTTTTTTTGGAACGGGCAGTCAAGGTGGCAACTACTGGGAAGAAGAGTGGCCTGGCAGTCTTCCTCATCAGTATTCATCAGAATGAATGTGTTCATCCATCAGGTGCTTGTTCCTCCACTGCAGTGTGGTCTGACAGTGTTGTAAACAGCAACAGCACAATTTAAATAGGTGCAATATAGCGTGTCTGTTAGCAGGTCTGACTGATTTATTTATAGCACCTAAATGcattcaaattataaaaaaataaggcCAATAGTTTACGTGTAAATTACAGCTCTGTTAATGAATACACCATACCCCATAATGTCCTATATTCAAATCCTATCTTAATTACAGGCattcttttttagtttgttaTACTTGAAATGAGACATGACTGTATTATGACCATTAGGACACCAAGCACAAATTAGTACAACATGATATATGAGTGTATGTATTTGGTATTGTGTTGTCAGACCATgtaaggaaatacagttttaattGCAAAAACAACGTTATATTCACATACTAAAATAAACCACAattaaaaacttttaaaaatgtttatactgttttttcttcttcttaattTAGTAAGTAACTCAATCACTGATATATTATAGAAACCTACAAAAGCAAATatatcacattttcattttaacatggTCATATGCATAGGCCTATGCAAAAGACACATCAGTTATAATGCAtttgattatatattattgttCAAGCAGGTGCTATTATTGTCTGAACTTCTGAGAGATTGACATGAAAGAAAActgaaactatttattttttaaaagcaatttatGAACTgtcaacacaaagaaaagtaatttcaaatgtttgaagaTGCTGTAATGTTCGTCTAACCATATTTGGGATTATTTAAGCGGTGAACATCATCATGACATGTATGATAAACTGAATGTATTAGTGTCAGTATTATTCAGGGATGAATACATAATTATTTAGTCCAGTGTCAAGATTAAGCATTACCTACGTTATTATATCTTTTTGAGACACTGAGCACATCTTACACTCTCTAATATTTGTAATAGTCTCTCTGCTATTCAGGAAATGGCCTTTTTTCCCTAGGAAGATTTAAAGGTTTCTTTGTTTCAGGCAGGACTAATCAATCCCAGAAGACTAAATGAGTACTCTTAATATAGTTTGGGTCAAGATGTGACTGACTCGGAGTACTGTTTGGCCCACACCAGGGGGCACTGTCTCCTCTACACACAGACCATAGGCTAACCATAAGTAGTGTAAcatcactgagtgtgtgtgtatgtgtgtgtgtgtgtgtgtgtgtgtgtgtgtgtgtgtgtgtgtgtgtgtgtgtgtgtgtgtgtgtgtgtgtgtgtgtgtgtgtgttactttgtTCACTTCACTATGTGAATATAGTAgtgagtgtttatgtgtgtctaTGTAAATACGTGCAGATATGCATATTATCAGGGTGAAAGCACACCTGTCGACCTGTTGTGCTtaactgtgcatgtgtgtgtgtgtgtgtgtgtgtgtgtgtgtgtgtgtgtgtgtgtgtgtgtgtgtgtgtgtgtgtgtgtatgtgtgtgtgtgtgtgtgtgtgtgtgtgtgtgtgtgtgtgtgtgtgtgtgtgtgtgtgtgtgtgtgtgtgtgtgtgtgtgtgtgtgtgtgtgtgtgtgttttcaactCCATAGTAGTGCATTCCAGGTCTCAGTTTCAGGCAAGCTGGAGCTCCTAAGATATTTTAGTCCCAGCCTGATGGAGATATAGGAGATGGGAAAGAGAGGagattgacagacagacaggcagaaagACAAGGcggactgagagacagacagataaagacAGTATAGAGAGTATAGACACCATGATGCAGGTGGATGGAGCAAGACAGAAAAGCATCAGGTCAGACAGTCAAAGAGGCAGACAAGGAAAACAGATTTGGAGTCAGACATACAGATGCAACATCCTACATGACCTTATCACCTCTTGGACTTACAGAAATTATGTGCAAGGACTTTCAACACAGATTATTCATGCTGCTGATGATATTAAGGTGAGTGGTAATAAggttacaaacaaaaaaaggaaaaatgaaaagaaaaaaatacccCACTTGTCTAACAGCACAATGTCTGAGCTTGTTTTAACTGTGGGGAACTGCAATTTTACTTCAATGAAAAATAAGTTTACCTCTATGTGAACATAATTTTGGACCAACATCATGCTTTACACTTAACAAATTAAGATTTGCTTATTTTCTATGaggaaataacaaataaaaatacttataATATATTGATGTTTATTATACATATGACTGCTTAATGGATTAAAGCAATTTATCTACCTCTGCTCACTCCAGATAACTCTATATCAGTCGTTTTAGTAATAATGTCATCCTTCATGAATGAAGGAAACAGCTATTGATTTCTCATCTATTCTCTCCCAACAGAATTTAGCCCTGAATAATGTCCAACTGGCAGAGGTGCGTGTATTGCACTTGCTGATGATTGCTAACTGCTAACCATTTTTTGGTAGAGTAAATTGCCCGGAGTCAAATTAAATAGCTAAAGGATATAGCTTTGATGTCATGCCCTTTGTTTATTACCCATGTgactaaataaatattgatttctgattttctttaaaatttTGAACCTCTGCAGTGCAGCTGTTGTGGACCTTTTGCATTTTATGAACTTCTATGATGTGCATTTGGCTTTATGTGTTAACTGTGTTTTGGGGGATTGGGGGCAATGTGGGGTGGAGCTGGgtaaatgtgtaaatgcatGGTTGTATCTGTCTATCACTCTAACTGTGCTTGTCTGTAGGTGCATGACTAATAGTGCATGTGGCGGTGTAGGAGGGAAATGGACTAGTTATGTAGTCATATTGAACTGTTCTGAAATCAATACAGTCTGAGGATATAGCAGTATGATTAAACCTGAGCCTGGATATTGTTCACAGTGACAATTGCCTCCATGTTCCTGTCACTTACTAATAGTTTGAGACctaaaaaaagcactttttctgTCTTCTGGTATGTCTTCTTGGATATTTGAACTCATCATAATGGTGTTGTAGTCAACTTTGCTGGACAAAGTTCCACGTTTTTTTACATCAATGGAGAAAAGTTTGTATTATGCTCTAACCACATGTCCACTCCTAAATTTTGAAACACCCAAAAGCTCAAAATGTTTTATCCTCTGTGGGCTGGGAAAGGAATGTTCTGTATCCCAAACTTGCACAAAGTAGtccatgtgtgtctgtttgcttttgaatgtgtgtgggcgtaaagaagggaagagaaaaagTGCATTGTGATCTTTCATTGTGCAACTTAGTTAGCTAGGAAGACTTATATTCAGCTTCAAATGATCAAAACAATTCCAAAGACTTGTATCTGTTAACGTAACAATGTAACATTTGCTGCATTTTGATATAAAGCAAAGTATagttcaccccccccccaccaactTCATTCGGGTTTGTTGCGGAAATTTCTTTGGTCTTTTTCTTATACAACAGGGGAGGGGGCAGTAGGGGAGGGGGCAGCCTGGGGGAGGCAAGGGGATGGGTGGCAGACTGGCGACAGGCCGTCATCTCTCTCCCCGCCTGGCATCTGCCCACTGCTGCCAACCCTCTTCTAATCAGCAGCCGTCCATGTGCTTGGCAGCAGAGGGGGTTTCAAATCAGCTTCTCGCCCCGAGTTAAAAACCCTAAGCCCTATCACTTTGTAAACGGGTACCTTTAGGGCGACTGATGCAGGGACGCCTCTGATGTGCTGAAGTGGAGAACATTGGTTGcctcaaatacattttgctgctagcactgctgttgctgttgttcttgttcttgttcatcatagttttttttaaaacaaaaatcacaagGCAGCTCTGTCTTTAGGTTTGATTTGTTTAACATGCTGCTAACTG
Proteins encoded:
- the irx2a gene encoding iroquois-class homeodomain protein IRX-2a; translated protein: MSYPQGYLYQPPGSLALYSCPAYGASALAAPRNEDLARSSSGSAFSPYPGSAAFSASTGAGFSSPLSYSTDPTTGFPSYMSSPYDAHTSGMAGALSYHPYGSPGYPYQLNDPAYRKNATRDATATLKAWLQEHRKNPYPTKGEKIMLAIITKMTLTQVSTWFANARRRLKKENKMTWAPRNKSEDEDEEDGDGERKEMNRSEKTLDNSEASAEDEGISLHVDTLTDHSCSAESDGEKVSCRVGELGSDRSGDKCEEDGEEQNHDTQAQLSPISVTSSPLTGVEAPLLNHHHHHHLHHLHQLHSQREDLARSLVNINTINTNKSSPCLDSRPSLGAPQNPTVKPKLWSLAEIATSDQKQQHQQLGQPGQPNCPSSSGGLLTPPTSSTTSPAASSPSLYPAPSILGRPIYYTSPFYSNYTNYGNFSPLQGQGILRYTNSSGVSLAAAAAAAAAAAANEGLNSSHQAVEASTNPKHRPDSPLVKNNPNHIVVVEQQQLFRPAHLEAKKGT